The Williamsoniiplasma somnilux genome includes a window with the following:
- a CDS encoding Cof-type HAD-IIB family hydrolase, whose translation MIKLIVLDIDGTIMRNGKTNPEDILALKKAMDQGIVVTLASGRSSSSMHEIAANIGIDLVQTPIIGQNGGQVFYFQKDLTPKFVYRSFFVNDETNTLFELAKNKKVKLFAYTEKDKWAYVNVKFHPFIWFMKKRSHRKVTNFKLDNPKAYQVSKMVAFGSKKKMNKFRKEVEAMGFPAFAFSYVSNAAANIEIVPKGINKSIGLAKVAELLKINQNEVLYFGDGENDIEAIQWAGTGVAMGNAKDKIKNVANDVTLSFYEAGVAHYLNEQIFKED comes from the coding sequence ATGATTAAATTAATTGTTTTAGATATTGATGGGACCATTATGCGTAATGGTAAAACTAATCCAGAGGATATACTAGCTTTAAAAAAAGCAATGGATCAAGGTATTGTGGTAACTTTAGCATCAGGAAGAAGTTCTTCATCAATGCATGAAATTGCTGCAAATATTGGTATTGATTTGGTTCAAACACCAATTATTGGTCAAAATGGTGGTCAAGTTTTTTACTTTCAAAAAGATTTAACTCCTAAGTTTGTTTACCGTAGTTTTTTTGTGAATGATGAAACAAACACACTTTTTGAATTAGCTAAAAATAAAAAAGTGAAACTATTTGCTTATACTGAAAAAGATAAGTGAGCATACGTTAATGTTAAATTTCATCCTTTTATTTGATTTATGAAAAAGAGAAGTCATCGAAAAGTAACTAACTTTAAACTTGATAATCCAAAAGCTTATCAAGTTTCAAAAATGGTAGCTTTTGGTTCAAAAAAGAAAATGAATAAATTTAGAAAAGAAGTTGAAGCTATGGGATTTCCTGCTTTTGCTTTTTCATATGTTTCTAATGCAGCTGCTAATATTGAAATTGTTCCGAAAGGAATTAATAAAAGTATTGGGTTGGCAAAAGTTGCAGAATTATTAAAAATTAACCAAAATGAAGTTTTGTATTTTGGTGATGGAGAAAACGATATAGAAGCAATTCAATGAGCCGGAACTGGAGTTGCAATGGGCAATGCCAAAGATAAAATTAAAAATGTTGCTAATGATGTTACTTTGTCATTTTATGAAGCTGGGGTAGCCCACTATCTTAATGAACAAATCTTTAAAGAAGATTAA
- a CDS encoding KTSC domain-containing protein, translated as MKTNINWIETNSSAIKKIGFESNISHLYIVFQLNEKDYEFCLKGIDTYYAFLKSSSKGSFFNSEIKNNKQYNLDNCSHKNSEGEPND; from the coding sequence ATGAAGACAAATATTAATTGAATAGAAACAAATTCTTCTGCTATTAAAAAAATTGGTTTTGAAAGTAATATCTCTCACCTATACATCGTTTTCCAACTAAATGAGAAAGATTATGAATTTTGTTTAAAAGGTATTGATACATATTATGCATTTTTAAAGTCATCTTCTAAAGGGTCTTTTTTTAATAGCGAAATAAAAAATAATAAACAATATAATTTAGATAATTGTTCACATAAAAATAGTGAAGGTGAACCAAATGATTAA
- a CDS encoding DUF2130 domain-containing protein, with the protein MDIQTNNKNLMFTCPHCGKETNLLKSDEFRTHVENYIVQQQFELIEATKKQEQQNSENILQSTIENLQKELQIEKSKIEFSLRQEMSEKINNLNQELQKNNHQFEIEKQKLIEEKTSEIQALKFANEEFKNNAELKYKAEYQDVINELKNKNEQLSLATQNELEKLASQYSLDLEKTKSEIDNKYRNEIESLKIANAQNKIIHSKTKGENFEIEVETELRKCFGMNDAIDKINISVDNTKADFKQSIKFKGDVVGTIIYEVKNAVWSDNWEEKLNSDIAKMGHKYGILIATSFNDKYKGIPFTRSIKFNNIWITDSESFVFVAQILKNMILAEHELQMKIKSLNKIIDDSSNNELNNAIKAYEDKIKKLELFCTSDIPQALKICRKELINLESVSRTLNSASQKTEKAKERIEKQLFKKIIEGLSKILDNIAFEVFDEDKY; encoded by the coding sequence ATGGATATCCAAACTAACAACAAAAATTTAATGTTTACTTGTCCTCATTGTGGCAAAGAAACTAATTTATTAAAAAGTGATGAATTCAGAACTCATGTTGAAAATTATATTGTTCAACAGCAATTTGAGTTAATTGAAGCAACAAAAAAACAAGAACAACAAAACTCTGAAAATATATTGCAATCAACAATTGAAAATTTGCAAAAAGAATTACAGATTGAAAAATCTAAAATTGAGTTTTCATTGCGTCAAGAAATGTCAGAAAAAATTAATAATTTAAATCAAGAATTGCAAAAAAATAATCATCAATTTGAAATCGAAAAACAAAAATTAATTGAAGAAAAAACATCTGAAATTCAAGCACTTAAATTTGCTAATGAAGAATTTAAAAACAATGCAGAATTAAAATATAAAGCAGAATATCAAGATGTTATTAATGAATTAAAAAATAAAAATGAACAATTATCGTTAGCAACTCAAAATGAATTAGAAAAACTTGCTAGTCAATATTCGTTAGATTTAGAAAAAACAAAATCTGAAATTGATAACAAGTATCGAAACGAAATTGAATCTTTAAAAATTGCTAATGCACAAAATAAAATAATTCATTCTAAAACTAAGGGTGAAAATTTTGAAATTGAAGTTGAAACAGAGTTAAGAAAATGTTTTGGTATGAATGATGCAATTGATAAAATTAATATTTCAGTTGATAATACTAAAGCTGATTTTAAGCAATCAATTAAATTTAAAGGTGATGTTGTCGGAACAATTATTTATGAAGTTAAAAATGCAGTTTGATCAGATAATTGAGAAGAAAAACTAAATAGTGATATCGCTAAAATGGGTCATAAATACGGAATTCTTATTGCTACTTCGTTTAATGATAAATACAAAGGAATTCCTTTTACAAGAAGCATCAAATTTAACAACATTTGAATTACAGATAGCGAAAGTTTTGTCTTCGTTGCTCAAATCTTAAAAAATATGATTTTAGCTGAACATGAATTGCAAATGAAAATTAAATCTCTAAACAAAATTATTGATGATTCATCAAATAATGAACTTAATAATGCGATTAAAGCTTATGAAGATAAAATTAAAAAACTAGAATTATTTTGCACATCAGATATTCCTCAAGCACTAAAAATTTGTCGTAAAGAATTAATTAATTTAGAATCAGTTTCTAGAACATTAAATTCAGCATCACAAAAAACCGAAAAAGCAAAAGAACGAATTGAAAAACAATTGTTTAAAAAAATAATTGAAGGGTTAAGTAAAATTTTAGATAATATAGCCTTTGAGGTATTTGATGAAGACAAATATTAA
- the trxA gene encoding thioredoxin — MSKIITITSKKQFDEIIKENKKVFVDFKAEWCGPCKMLHPLIVQVAEQTKDVTFVEIDVDQNQDLAMEFQVMSIPTLMMFEDGKNTKKNIGFMPLPKIQEMVK; from the coding sequence ATGTCAAAAATTATTACTATTACATCAAAAAAACAATTTGACGAAATTATTAAAGAAAACAAAAAAGTGTTTGTTGATTTTAAAGCTGAATGATGTGGACCATGTAAAATGTTACATCCATTAATAGTTCAAGTAGCAGAACAAACTAAAGATGTAACTTTTGTAGAAATTGATGTGGATCAAAATCAGGACTTAGCAATGGAATTCCAAGTTATGTCCATTCCGACTTTAATGATGTTTGAAGACGGAAAAAACACTAAGAAAAACATTGGGTTTATGCCATTACCAAAAATTCAAGAGATGGTTAAATAA
- a CDS encoding Cof-type HAD-IIB family hydrolase: MQYKAKTIIFSDLDSTLLRSNHYFSKKTKEIIEVLYKQGIYFVPITARATSDLLVQAKRLGIKKMGGIAIANNGSQIYDFKNKTWVLNEYIPADIVQEIFEENYSEIDEKRLAKIHFYSDDSTFVFNEGKNSLYWAQMMASDYIVAHSYEEMDAAITHLTIVLRKDTTLENSKKFIDNLKSKYGDKTFIQVYTDRVIEIGPKNINKGYGVQKVKDYLGIDESVTVYGFGDGYNDLSLFDAVDIGVAMENAASELKAIADDQTKYNNDNDGVAQYIIEKILKK, encoded by the coding sequence ATGCAATATAAAGCCAAGACGATAATTTTTTCAGATTTAGATTCAACTCTATTGAGATCTAATCATTATTTCTCTAAAAAGACTAAAGAAATAATTGAAGTCTTGTATAAACAAGGAATTTATTTTGTTCCAATTACAGCTAGAGCAACAAGTGATTTACTAGTTCAAGCTAAAAGGTTGGGTATTAAAAAAATGGGTGGAATTGCTATTGCTAATAATGGATCACAAATTTATGACTTTAAAAATAAAACTTGGGTTTTAAATGAATATATTCCAGCTGATATAGTTCAAGAAATTTTTGAAGAAAATTATTCAGAAATTGATGAAAAAAGATTAGCTAAAATTCATTTTTACAGTGATGATTCTACTTTTGTTTTTAATGAAGGAAAGAATTCGTTATATTGAGCACAAATGATGGCTAGTGATTATATAGTTGCCCATTCGTATGAAGAAATGGATGCAGCAATAACTCATCTAACTATTGTTTTAAGAAAAGATACGACATTAGAAAATTCAAAAAAATTTATTGATAATCTCAAATCTAAATATGGGGACAAAACTTTTATCCAAGTTTATACAGACCGGGTTATTGAGATAGGTCCTAAAAACATTAATAAAGGTTATGGCGTTCAAAAAGTTAAAGACTATTTAGGGATTGATGAATCTGTTACTGTTTATGGATTTGGAGATGGATATAATGATTTATCATTATTTGATGCTGTTGATATTGGCGTGGCCATGGAAAATGCGGCCAGTGAGTTAAAAGCAATTGCTGATGATCAAACAAAATACAACAACGACAATGACGGAGTTGCCCAATACATTATTGAAAAAATTTTAAAAAAATAG
- a CDS encoding Z1 domain-containing protein, which translates to MTRAILYLPPENEFLFKIDNKQTVLVIGQVQSGKTKFMQEQSRLAFYNEYDTVILLGGSNNNLLEQTRTRFEQVFERNDEMAIIEIENTKYSQLPEKKCLITSLKGIRSLEKLYEMLINSTKRKVLIFDDESDFGSINIKNPANPSKIHAQIIEIKNAFNEGTFVAVTATPFADIMLNKDDFFSSIFLLKPNDEYTGSDFFQKNNIYIETEVTKDTREIKENQADWLKIILSHIQRIYDSNLPYTQMVINNDLSKQFHKLAAEKIAGILILLKERHPHSYLPKKYEINVVNKIIKELLSNIYILNGESNAWNDQKHSIIIGGTLVSRGYTFEKLLTTIMYNEPQNKMSADTMLQRARWFGYRKEISKFMHVYISNKAIECYAECDKLVKELENLIYFHKNNVKEIKKGLNNLRSKFEIINLTGKKERPNHD; encoded by the coding sequence ATGACTAGGGCTATTTTATATTTGCCTCCCGAAAATGAGTTTCTTTTCAAAATAGACAATAAACAAACAGTGCTCGTAATAGGTCAGGTGCAGTCGGGAAAAACTAAATTTATGCAAGAACAATCTAGATTAGCTTTTTATAATGAATACGATACTGTGATACTACTTGGGGGGAGCAATAATAATTTATTAGAACAAACAAGAACTAGATTTGAACAGGTTTTTGAAAGAAATGACGAAATGGCAATAATCGAAATAGAAAATACTAAATATAGTCAATTGCCCGAAAAAAAATGTTTAATAACATCTTTGAAAGGTATTAGATCACTTGAAAAATTATATGAAATGTTGATAAATTCTACCAAAAGAAAAGTTTTAATCTTTGATGACGAATCAGACTTTGGAAGTATAAATATTAAAAATCCAGCCAATCCTTCAAAAATACACGCCCAAATAATAGAAATAAAGAATGCATTTAATGAAGGAACTTTTGTTGCTGTAACTGCAACACCTTTTGCCGATATAATGTTGAACAAAGATGATTTTTTTTCTTCTATTTTTTTGTTAAAACCAAATGATGAATATACAGGATCAGATTTTTTTCAAAAAAATAATATATACATCGAAACAGAAGTAACAAAAGATACTAGAGAAATTAAGGAAAATCAAGCTGATTGATTAAAAATAATTCTTAGTCACATTCAAAGAATATATGATTCAAATTTGCCATATACACAAATGGTTATAAATAACGATCTCTCAAAACAATTTCATAAATTAGCAGCCGAAAAAATTGCTGGCATTTTAATTTTGTTAAAAGAACGACATCCGCATTCTTATCTACCGAAAAAATATGAAATAAATGTAGTTAATAAAATTATTAAAGAATTATTATCTAACATTTATATTTTAAACGGTGAAAGCAATGCTTGAAACGACCAAAAGCATTCAATAATTATAGGTGGAACATTAGTTTCTAGAGGTTATACTTTTGAAAAATTATTAACCACAATAATGTACAATGAACCACAAAATAAAATGTCTGCAGATACAATGTTACAAAGAGCAAGGTGATTTGGTTATAGAAAAGAAATTAGTAAATTTATGCATGTGTATATTTCAAATAAAGCAATAGAATGTTATGCAGAGTGCGATAAATTAGTTAAAGAATTGGAAAATTTAATATACTTTCACAAAAATAATGTAAAGGAAATTAAAAAAGGTTTAAATAATTTGCGTTCTAAATTTGAAATTATAAATTTAACCGGTAAAAAAGAAAGGCCTAATCATGACTAA
- a CDS encoding ATP-binding protein, with protein MKKQMQTPYASLLAKKNDPSKPYYMISELIDNSIASWDDNKMKQSLKIEILIDNVNKKIELVDNAFGMSEDELANSIKLNLETPGNKLNMFGVGMKNCAFWFGKDLTIISKKNNSKIAYKTEILISKISDINDVVTWEVEKYKGDITGTKIIIENIYAERIIQKSVLEKDIIPILKSKYCKYISEKGVGIDIKFVDARSNQKFSYEIDSEAYISQVISEKFKIKFLENVENYIKKPKILKGLKAKVIEKVENNDPLDFEFVIQRFDNDIHFRFGILSQGSVGQDEVKQFKKMYGLTTFQNGRAININNVNAIELGEYTRTNIKRVYGQVELGHIFRPDNNKQAFNFGENEEDFKELIKDIGSDLLELANCVKVTIGNEMRIKNGNTKSTANKIEKTLNHKTNLNFAINNNEIVFIDNIKNFKIEIEEVTESDKNAPYYFVRAENKEFEPVRHIKITFNINHPIWKPLTLGNKIDLKEVLYPLISVIGISNLIFDDKLLQYIIGSKTTGKADLEDVLNKIARYLIK; from the coding sequence ATGAAAAAACAAATGCAAACACCTTACGCAAGTCTTTTGGCTAAAAAAAACGATCCTTCCAAACCATATTATATGATTTCGGAACTAATAGATAACTCAATAGCGTCTTGAGATGACAATAAAATGAAACAATCTTTGAAAATAGAAATTTTAATAGATAATGTAAATAAAAAAATAGAATTAGTTGATAACGCGTTTGGAATGAGTGAAGATGAGCTTGCAAATTCAATAAAACTAAATCTTGAAACACCAGGAAATAAATTAAATATGTTCGGCGTAGGTATGAAGAATTGTGCATTTTGATTTGGCAAAGACCTTACAATAATTTCAAAAAAAAATAATTCAAAAATTGCTTATAAAACAGAAATATTGATTTCAAAAATTAGTGATATTAATGATGTTGTTACTTGAGAAGTTGAAAAATATAAAGGCGATATTACTGGAACAAAAATAATCATTGAAAATATATATGCTGAAAGAATAATTCAAAAAAGTGTCTTAGAAAAAGATATAATTCCAATTTTAAAAAGTAAATATTGTAAGTACATTTCTGAAAAAGGAGTTGGTATTGATATTAAATTTGTTGATGCCAGAAGTAATCAAAAGTTTAGTTATGAAATTGATAGCGAGGCGTATATATCTCAGGTAATTAGTGAAAAATTTAAAATAAAATTTTTAGAAAATGTTGAAAACTATATTAAAAAACCCAAAATACTAAAGGGCCTAAAGGCTAAGGTTATTGAAAAAGTGGAAAATAATGATCCATTAGATTTTGAGTTTGTAATACAAAGATTTGATAATGATATACATTTTAGATTTGGAATTTTGTCTCAAGGTTCAGTAGGGCAAGATGAAGTAAAACAATTTAAAAAAATGTACGGATTAACAACTTTTCAAAATGGTAGAGCAATTAATATTAATAATGTTAACGCAATTGAATTAGGAGAATATACTCGTACAAACATTAAAAGGGTTTATGGACAAGTTGAGTTAGGGCATATTTTTAGACCCGATAATAATAAACAAGCTTTTAATTTTGGAGAAAATGAAGAAGATTTTAAGGAATTAATAAAAGATATAGGATCAGATTTACTCGAACTTGCAAATTGTGTTAAAGTTACAATCGGCAATGAAATGAGAATAAAAAATGGCAACACAAAAAGTACTGCCAACAAAATTGAAAAAACACTAAATCATAAAACTAATTTAAATTTTGCTATAAATAATAATGAGATAGTTTTTATAGATAATATCAAGAATTTTAAAATTGAAATAGAAGAAGTCACAGAGAGTGATAAAAATGCTCCTTACTATTTTGTGAGAGCTGAAAACAAAGAATTTGAACCAGTTAGACATATTAAAATAACTTTTAATATAAATCATCCAATATGAAAACCTTTAACTCTTGGAAATAAAATAGATTTAAAAGAAGTTCTTTATCCTTTAATATCGGTTATCGGTATTTCTAACTTAATTTTTGATGATAAATTATTGCAATATATTATTGGTTCTAAAACCACAGGAAAAGCAGATTTAGAAGATGTCTTAAATAAAATAGCAAGGTATTTAATTAAATAA